The stretch of DNA TTGTTTGTGAGGAACACTGCCCCACACCGATAAAAGCGATCTGGACTGAAAAAGTGGAGATAAAAGACAGAAACGGAAAAACGATATTAATCGCTCAACCGCATGTTGACCCGGCACTATGCATTGGATGTTCGATATGTGAAAATGTCTGTCCGGTATTGGATAAACCGGCAATATATGTAACGAGCATTGGAGAAGTACGATCAAAGACAAACCGTCTGCTGCTCTAATGAAAATGTAAAGGTTGAAAACCTTTACTCAGGAATAATATCTTTTAAGAGCGTCCGCTGAGGCCCTACTAATGTATCACCGACTGCACCGCATAGATATGTATCTTTTTTCACAATGATATATTCTTTATTAAAGCGATCGCCATAATAAAAACTTATCTCACCAAACCCTTTGAGCTCCTCATATCGTTTATCTTTATCTTTTGAAACAAAATCACGATACTTGCGAAAAGCGGCAAGTGCCGCTTCGGAGCTCTTGTATTCAGATATAAACATACGCACTTCATTGTCATCACCAAAAGAATATTGCGCGCTATATGTATTATTAATAAACCCGTGCCCAAGAAAACCTTTAGGGAAAAACATTGTTGAGCCGGGTATGATACCCTCTTTATTGAGCCGTAATGCACGCATAGGTAAAGACGTATCACTGGGCATCTTTTTATCTATTGCTTCAGCAAAGGCAAGCAAGACTTTCTTAAGATCTTGAACTCCTGCTAAGGCAAATACCTTTATATAGTATGGTCCTTTCCAGAAATTAAGAATATAGGCGCTCATATACCCCTGGGCACCCACAGCCACTTTTGTTGCAGTACCGTCTTTTTCAGCAGTATATATACCTAACGCATGGTCCTTATCCCCCATATCATATATATCAACAGAGACAATACCTTTATCCCCTTTTTTCTCATAGTCAGCGCTCACCATTATGACAAAACCGTAATCAAGGTACATTTCTGCCTGACCATTAATATGGAGATACAGATTCTGGGCATCAAAATGAGTTACATCTCCATTGAGATTCCAGCCGTGCAGATTTCCTCCCATGGGAACAAGTCTCTGTATTTCTATCGACTCATCAGTCTGGGAAAACGCAACACCTGAACTAAAGATAATCATACATGCTATAGCTAAGACCCGTTTCATGTAAACACCCTACTTTCTGCCGCTTTTTCATTGATGTATTAATGACAACTGTAGAGCAAGGCTTCAGCCTTGCATACTCGCAGGGCTAAAGCCCTGCACAGCTGTATCTTATTCCTCAGGAACATTCCCAATGCTTTTATCAGCAATACCGACAAGTGTTGCATCACCTGAAACACTCATAAGATTAATCATATGTTCTACAAATTCAGGAGAATATTCAGCACCATTCTTGTAGGCATCCCACAATTTCTCAAGAAGCGTGACTGCCTTAGCCCTCAGATCTTCCTCACCGGAGGCAATAAAACGCTCTGCAACAACAAGAGTAACTTCCGGCTCTTGTAAGGATATTGCTTCTTCATACACATCACTAATAATTTCATCCGCACTTTTTTTCAAAACCGGATCATTTACCGCAATGAGCCGCGAAACAATATCAAGGCGCATTAAAGAATCATCATCTTTAATGGCATCAAGGCACGTTAAAATCCCCATCTGTGCACTTTCCTGAAGCTCAGTATCGTTACTTGCCGAAAGCATATCTAATCCATCATTGATAGCCTGCTGCCCATATTCTTTTTTATTCACCAACTCGCCATATGCTTGGCACCATATTTTTTTACCGTTTACCTGTGCATTTTTATTTCCTTCAATGCGTAAAAGATTCTTGCCGACCTGCATAGCATCAATGAAATTACCTTCAGCGATAAGTTTCTTGCCACTATTGGTATATCCTTTTAATCCCACTGTTTTCAATAGCGGTGATTCGCTACCAAGAAACATCCATGACACATACTGCACCATTGTAGGTACTTCTTTTTGTTCGGCCTCCGCAATGATCTTGGGCGCCTCTTTTTCAAGAACCGGATGTGCGTCCGTTCCCAATTCAGTAACTTTTTGCAAAAGCATCATTTTCTTCTCAACACCTATCGTATCCCTCAAAAGAAGGTCCTCGTAGAGGTCAAGAGCAAAAAGACGGGTGTTTTTATCATTGTTTAATGCACAGTAATCGGCGATGAGTTCAATATCATGTGGATTTTTGTCTTTTTGAGCTTGAGCTGCACGGGCACGCCACAGATTCAGGAAACGTTCTTTCACTGCTTTATCATCACTGTGCGCAAGACGCACACTTGCATCAATAATGGTTTTAAGCGGCTTATTTTCATTAATCAGTGTATTTAAATAACTAAAGTTTGCACCAATAGCATTAGCGGGCGTTATATCATAGGCAACATCAAGGAATCTGACAGTTGCATTATCATTACGTGCCTGGAGGGCATTTTGAAGAAGCTCACTTATTTCTTTTCTTGTAAACAGATTGAATCCAAAACTTTCATACTCAAGTGCTATATCTATACGTTTTTTTGGATCCTCTTCGCAAGCCATACAATTTTCAAAACCACCCCGAGCACCATCGAAATCAGCATTATAAAACAATTTACTCGATAAACGAATAAGCTGATCCATATCGTTTTTTTCCTGAGCAGCTTTCATAAGATATCGCATCCCTTTCAGCCACGAACCTCTAGCATCAGGAAGCATCTCAAGCTTATCAACCATACGGATAACCATATCACTGTTATCTGACTGGATAGCATCACTCAAGACTTTGTCGTAAACAATACTCGCGGAAGGATTCAGCATTTCGTCAAGTTTATCTGCAAACAGTTCCTGGTCATAAATATTCCCGGCACTATCAGCTATAACGATAAATGCGCTGTTCGATAAATCCTTTAAACCGTATAAACGTATGGCATTAGCCTGCTTCACCGCTGTATCCACAGCCGCATGCTCTATGGCTTTATTGAGTACTGTGCATGTTTTAAGCACTTCCCGTTTTTCTTCCTCACTCAGGGGATATCCACCCAGATCGTTCATCGTAATCAGCTTTGGAAACCCTTGTAACAGCACAGGAGACAATGGCTGCGGCGCCGTAGATACTGCTTTCTGAGAAGCTTCCTCAGAAACTTTCTTCAGATCATATTGTTCAGAAGTTTCTCTTTTCAGGAGATATGCGCTGAGCACACATATTAAGAGAACAAGCACTGCTATAAGAACAATATATATATTTCGTTTCATACAAATTAGTCCCTTCCATACTACTATACCAATACCAATTTAAATATATTTTAACAAACAAAATCTAGATAATTTTCAGTATTGATCAATGTATATAAAGCCTTTTCATAAGCACTTTTCCATTTAGTCGGCACTTTTACTTTTTTATCACCATATTCTATCTCATATACATACAATTTTCCACATCTTCTTGCACCATAAATAACTATAACTTTATTCGGAATGGCTTGCACCCAGACCTGTCGGGGTCTATTTCTACCCGCAAATTGATTTCCATAGAATTGTGCCTTGTGGGTAGAAGTAGCTCCGATAACTCGGAGGCATGTCATGGATTGTTTATCTTTTCGCGCCCCTGCGCGCCCGCTGTCGCTTCAATAGCGGGTTACAATGGCGCGCTTCCACCCTAACAGGAAGGAATATGGTTTAAAGGAAAAGAAAAGGTATGTCTATGGAAAAGTATGGAGCAAAAATAATCTCCTTTAAGGATTTAGCAGATAAAATAGGAATGAATTATGCTGCACTTTCTACTCCTTTTTTTGATTCACTGTATGAATTTATATCTACCGTCCGTGCCGGCAGCAACTTTTCGGCTTCGGGTGTTAAAACAACAGGTTTTTCTTCCTCAGCTTTGGCAACTTTTGCCGCCAATACGATTACTGCTGTTACTTTGTCTCTGGCACCGGCAGTTTTTGAGACAAACTTGCCATTAACCCGTTTTATGACATCTGGTCCATTTGCTAATAAGAATAATTCCTGTATAGGGTCATTTCTTTTACTGCTTTCTTTTGCAACTATGGCCTGTACTTCTTCTATGGTATAACCAATTTCTTTTCCTTTATCTCCTGTTAGGTTAATCATTACAATATTGCCTCTTTTGGTAATACCTATTAGATTATGAGGATAACGTGACTTTATGAGACGCACATTCAAAAAACGATTATCAACAATACTATACTCTCCTTCTTTTAAAGGTCCTTTTCCTTCCTTTTCCCAATAACCACGATGTTCGGCCTCAAGTCCATACTCCTTAATTTGCTCGAGGGTGTAGCCGTCGTTAAAATATGGCTGTAAATCAATATTTTCTAAAAGACCATCATTATTCAATACATCCAATAATTTTTTTCTGTCTACAGGATGATCTTTTTTAGGCAGCGATAAGAAGAGTTCCGTCCAACCAATCCCGTCCTTCCAGGCCTTATCCTGAACAATTTGCGGAAACAGGTACAAGTGAAACATATCATCAAACTGGTTATATATCTCTTCCCATGAAACGGGTTTACCTTTATGTATCAATCTCTCTCCAAAAAATGCCAGTTCAATATTTCCGGCCTGATCGCCTTCTAAACCTTTTATATATACTTTAACCTCATTAGTTGTTTTTTCTTTTTCAAATGTAACATCTTCAGATGTAATACCTTTTTCTTTATCTTTCCACCTGACAATCATTGTATATTTTTGCTCGGGAGCAAAAACAGGTTCGCCTGCCCGATGAAATATTTTTCTATCCTTAAAAACAACAAACATTGCATTAAACAAATAATTGCCATAAGAATATGTTGATACTTGATCATATTTACTATCCTCTTCTATTGGTGTTACAGTTTCTGCAATATCCAAAACAGGTCTGGGAGCATCTGTTCTTTCAATGCCATCAATAAACACCTTTGCAGGTACTTCTGTGCGGTCTGATACAAAACGTTCTGACATCTCTTCGTTACAAACTATAATCAAATCATTCAGCATAGGATAAAAAATATCCCAAACGATCGGATATACTTCCAGATCAGGACGACTGCCTTTAAGTCTTGTCCACTTAACAACATCGTCATCTGACATCTTGACCATTTGATCTATCGCATGTAAGACTGCGAGACTTTCATCTTTAATCCCCGGGTGATCTTTCCTGTATTGCCTTATATAATTCTCATAAACAGGAACAAGAACCTCTTCAGCCGCTGCTATTGCCTCAGGTGTATTAGACACCTTAAATATCTTTTCTACAATTAAATCGCGTCTGCATGTATTCTTTACTGTGGTTGCTTTGTTAACAAGTGCAGCAATAAATTCTAGGTCTTCTTTTAAAAAAGCACCTAAAGCAACCTCAACAACAACATTGTCAAAATCCTTATCAATGCGTTTTTCCAGCTCAGATTGACCAATTTTATCCAAATGTAAAAGACCTAAAATAGATTTTGGAATATCATTATAAGTAAATAACCCGTATTTCAAACCAAACATAATATCTTCAACAGCGCCTTCAACACTCTCACATGCAATAGCAATTTTTGCCTCATCAGATATTTTAGCTTTTGTGTTTATATCAAAATTCAATAGATCAATCTTTAATGCTTCTGACAATGAGAACCCATCTTGTTCCAATAAATCAATATTATGCTGTTTTGCATTGTAACCTGCTTCTTTTTGCTTTTTTCCCAAGCTTCCCAAATTCATAAAATGGCGAAAAGGTAAAGCAGCATAATCATGTGTTAGTCCTATAAATTCAGCTAACTCAGGTTTTGCTCCAAAACGTTCAGCTATTGTGCGAGATACCTTAGCAACTCTCAAGTCATGCCCTTTTACTGCTAAACTTGTAACGTGTTTTCTTTCCATGTCGGGACCTATACCTGTAAAACCTAAAACCTGACCCAATCTTTTAAAATTGGGCATATTTTTCAATTTATTTATATCTTCAAATGTTATTTTTTCCAAACCAGCAAATTTTGCTTCTTCTTCCTCAGCTTTGGTAGGTTTA from Candidatus Ancaeobacter aquaticus encodes:
- a CDS encoding HD domain-containing protein — protein: MDDQIEIQYGFVLTAINGYLDELGGKRLTAKRLEGIQRKLKEKLPNICWFECKHGFEFAIGRQYHFVKYERGKLKRVSDPLDSVMDSKDAGGNVHKLRVIVCNQENIPILKEAFRSWSRDKDEIKVSMVRDFLTSLDIDTTKDYLKKMKNENSVAMVIIDDNGIACGYRELPRAKVEDSLTAEADPHTKLTSEEMEIEREQLIDLIKATVEELKTKDINTVYYPGIGEDIERVLLGTNAQTIVGVDPLEYLTKEDIIEIYGSKIKNLGGKNIAIDEAGTLGNGGKLIFSFNFEGESKNKPRKIILYREDFTKYTPDKIGETKDGYDICFGFGVQLDLFTQEFINACLLPLDENGLFLCHDITADFRELSELNLPLANKTPLNLPNVGPHYVWIKSKEREPAQIAKIRKSFVNGINNIVEPAYFTKGKVKMAKPTKAEEEEAKFAGLEKITFEDINKLKNMPNFKRLGQVLGFTGIGPDMERKHVTSLAVKGHDLRVAKVSRTIAERFGAKPELAEFIGLTHDYAALPFRHFMNLGSLGKKQKEAGYNAKQHNIDLLEQDGFSLSEALKIDLLNFDINTKAKISDEAKIAIACESVEGAVEDIMFGLKYGLFTYNDIPKSILGLLHLDKIGQSELEKRIDKDFDNVVVEVALGAFLKEDLEFIAALVNKATTVKNTCRRDLIVEKIFKVSNTPEAIAAAEEVLVPVYENYIRQYRKDHPGIKDESLAVLHAIDQMVKMSDDDVVKWTRLKGSRPDLEVYPIVWDIFYPMLNDLIIVCNEEMSERFVSDRTEVPAKVFIDGIERTDAPRPVLDIAETVTPIEEDSKYDQVSTYSYGNYLFNAMFVVFKDRKIFHRAGEPVFAPEQKYTMIVRWKDKEKGITSEDVTFEKEKTTNEVKVYIKGLEGDQAGNIELAFFGERLIHKGKPVSWEEIYNQFDDMFHLYLFPQIVQDKAWKDGIGWTELFLSLPKKDHPVDRKKLLDVLNNDGLLENIDLQPYFNDGYTLEQIKEYGLEAEHRGYWEKEGKGPLKEGEYSIVDNRFLNVRLIKSRYPHNLIGITKRGNIVMINLTGDKGKEIGYTIEEVQAIVAKESSKRNDPIQELFLLANGPDVIKRVNGKFVSKTAGARDKVTAVIVLAAKVAKAEEEKPVVLTPEAEKLLPARTVDINSYSESKKGVESAA